In Eleutherodactylus coqui strain aEleCoq1 chromosome 11, aEleCoq1.hap1, whole genome shotgun sequence, a single window of DNA contains:
- the LOC136582186 gene encoding acyl-coenzyme A diphosphatase NUDT19-like has product MNNTLKHWREAATLILTAGCQHLSAIPKSTPQGPWHNKQKKSSFNYEVLLLQRSQNSGFYSNTFVFPGGLAEPSDFSSDWVKVFERHAQKPNFGLGVVKQPPYTRPPMFITDRTKFGSPIPGEVAFRICAIRETFEESGILLVVPENSSIEDNQNFMAAYEQDGKAIARWREEVQSDPLQFIEMCKELRCVPNIWALQEWANWLTPVPPKNVTHGRCDVAFFICCLPRKPLTVEDQKEMTTFQWWTPKEAVNESQNNVSIPPTQIYELSRLCNFTHLEDLQRFALHRGLEGCERFFPVSIHAKDCIVQTLPGDELYPNDPDVTGQTHKIYSIDRTLEEVCQDGGSLHRMIVVNRVPQFFITAELKYKHVKPQLQQRDNNIEPKGQL; this is encoded by the exons ATGAACAACACGTTAAAGCACTGGCGGGAAGCCGCCACCCTGATATTAACCGCCGGATGCCAACATTTAAGCGCCATACCAAAATCCACACCCCAGGGTCCCTGGCACAATAAACAGAAGAAATCCAGCTTCAATTATGAGGTTCTTTTGCTGCAACGCAGTCAGAATAGCGGTTTCTATTCCAACACGTTTGTGTTTCCTGGGGGACTCGCTGAACCTTCCGATTTCTCCAGCGATTGGGTGAAAGTGTTTGAGAGACATGCCCAGAAGCCTAACTTTGGTCTTGGGGTGGTGAAGCAGCCTCCTTACACTAGGCCTcccatgttcatcactgacagaaCAAAGTTTGGCTCTCCGATCCCTGGTGAGGTGGCCTTCCGGATCTGCGCTATAAGGGAGACCTTTGAAGAATCTGGTATTTTATTGGTGGTTCCTGAAAATTCCAGTATCGAGGACAACCAGAATTTCATGGCTGCTTATGAACAGGATGGAAAAGCGATAGCTAGGTGGAGAGAGGAGGTTCAGAGTGATCCCTTGCAGTTCATCGAAATGTGTAAAGAGCTCCGATGTGTCCCTAACATCTGGGCCCTTCAGGAATGGGCCAACTGGCTGACCCCCGTGCCCCCGAAAAATGTAACGCACGGGCGCTGTGACGTGGCTTTCTTCATCTGCTGCTTGCCAAGAAAGCCACTCACTGTGGAGGACCAGAAAGAAATGACCACCTTTCAA TGGTGGACACCTAAGGAGGCTGTCAACGAATCTCAGAATAATGTCTCGATCCCCCCTACTCAGATCTATGAGTTGAGCAGATTGTGTAACTTCACGCACCTTGAGGATCTGCAGCGTTTCGCTCTCCATCGTGGTCTGGAAGGCTGTGAAAGGTTCTTCCCTGTCAGTATACACGCCAAGGATTGCATTGTGCAAACGCTGCCAG GAGATGAACTCTACCCCAATGATCCTGATGTCACTGGAcagacacacaaaatctactctaTAGACAGAACATTAGAAGAGGTTTGCCAAGATGGTGGGTCCCTCCACAGGATGATAGTCGTAAACAGGGTGCCACAGTTTTTTATAACTGCAGAGTTGAAATATAAACATGTCAAGCCGCAGTTACAGCAGCGAGATAACAACATAGAGCCCAAAGGCCAACTGTGA
- the LOC136582175 gene encoding acyl-coenzyme A diphosphatase NUDT19-like: MNNTLKHWREAATLILTAGCQHLSAIPKTTPEGPWHSQQKKSSFDYEVLLVQRSQRSAFFPNAFVFPGGLVEPSDFSSDWVKVFERHAQKPNFGLGVVKQPPFTRPPMFITDRTKFGSPIPGEVAFRICAIRETFEESGILLVVLENSSIEDNQNFMPAYEQDGKAIARWREEVQSDPLRFIEICKELRCVPNIWALQEWANWLNPVLPKNIMHRRCDVAFFICCLPRKPFTVEDQKEVTTFKWWTPKEAIKESQNNAWIPPAQIYELSRLCNFTHLEDLQRFALHRGLEGCERFCPIHIHAKDGIVLTLPGDELYPTDPDLTGQTQKIYSIDRTIEEVCQDGGPLHRVIVVNRVSQIFITTKSKYKHVKPQLQQRDNDIEPKGQL, translated from the exons ATGAACAACACGTTAAAGCACTGGCGGGAAGCCGCCACCCTGATATTAACAGCCGGATGCCAACATCTGAGTGCCATACCAAAAACCACACCCGAGGGTCCCTGGCACAGTCAACAGAAGAAATCCAGCTTCGATTATGAGGTTCTTTTAGTGCAACGCAGTCAGCGTAGCGCTTTTTTCCCCAATGCATTTGTGTTCCCTGGGGGACTCGTTGAACCTTCTGATTTCTCCAGCGATTGGGTGAAAGTGTTTGAGAGACATGCCCAGAAGCCTAACTTTGGGCTTGGGGTGGTGAAGCAGCCTCCTTTCACTAGGCCTcccatgttcatcactgacagaaCAAAGTTTGGCTCTCCGATCCCTGGCGAGGTGGCCTTCCGGATCTGCGCTATAAGGGAGACCTTTGAAGAATCTGGTATTTTGTTGGTGGTTCTTGAAAATTCCAGTATCGAGGACAACCAAAATTTCATGCCCGCTTATGAACAGGATGGAAAAGCGATAGCTAGGTGGAGAGAGGAGGTTCAGAGTGATCCCTTGCGGTTCATCGAAATATGTAAAGAGCTCCGATGTGTCCCTAATATCTGGGCCCTTCAGGAATGGGCCAACTGGCTGAACCCTGTGCTCCCGAAAAATATAATGCACAGGCGCTGTGACGTGGCTTTCTTCATCTGCTGCTTGCCAAGGAAGCCGTTCACTGTGGAGGACCAGAAAGAAGTGACCACCTTCAAA TGGTGGACACCTAAGGAGGCTATCAAAGAATCTCAGAATAATGCCTGGATCCCCCCTGCTCAGATCTATGAGTTGAGCAGATTGTGTAACTTCACGCACCTTGAGGATCTGCAGCGTTTCGCTCTCCATCGGGGTCTGGAAGGTTGTGAAAGGTTCTGCCCTATCCATATACACGCCAAGGATGGGATTGTGTTAACGCTGCCAG GAGATGAACTCTACCCCACTGATCCTGATCTCACCGGACAGACCCAAAAAATCTACTCTATAGACAGAACAATAGAAGAGGTTTGCCAAGATGGTGGGCCCCTCCACAGGGTGATAGTCGTAAACAGGGTGTCACAGATTTTTATAACTACAAAATCGAAATATAAACATGTCAAGCCGCAATTACAGCAGCGAGATAACGACATAGAGCCCAAAGGCCAACTGTGA